One genomic segment of Thermodesulfobacterium sp. TA1 includes these proteins:
- a CDS encoding inositol-3-phosphate synthase, protein MSNKVRVAIAGVGNCASSLVQGVFYYKEADLSNIQGIMFPEIGGYKPSDIEFVAAWDIDARKVGKDLSEAIFSPPNCTTIFYREVPRLKVKVRKGKVLDGVAKHMSNFPEDKSFQISSEKEDALEDVVSILKETQADVLINYVPVGSEQAARFYAEACLRAGVAFVNAMPTFIVSDPEWGERFEKDGIPAVGDDIKSQLGATILHRTLVQLFVDRGIPLKRTYQLNFGGNTDFLNMLERDRLKTKKVSKTEAVTSILPYDIGWENVHIGPSDWVPWLKDKKIAYIRLEGEHFGGVPLSVEVKLEVEDSPNSAGSALDAIRCAKLAKDRGIGGPLISISAYTMKHPPKQFPDHLARQMVLEFIEGKRER, encoded by the coding sequence ATGTCTAACAAGGTAAGGGTAGCCATCGCAGGGGTAGGTAACTGTGCCAGTTCTTTAGTTCAAGGGGTTTTCTACTATAAAGAAGCAGACCTTTCAAACATTCAAGGAATAATGTTTCCTGAGATAGGTGGATACAAGCCTTCAGACATTGAGTTTGTAGCTGCTTGGGATATAGATGCAAGAAAAGTAGGAAAAGACTTATCTGAGGCTATTTTTAGTCCCCCTAACTGCACTACCATATTTTACAGAGAGGTTCCCAGGCTTAAAGTAAAGGTAAGAAAGGGTAAGGTTTTAGACGGTGTAGCTAAACATATGTCTAATTTCCCTGAAGATAAAAGCTTTCAGATATCCTCGGAAAAGGAAGACGCATTGGAAGATGTTGTATCAATTCTTAAAGAAACACAGGCAGACGTTTTGATAAACTATGTTCCGGTTGGGTCTGAGCAAGCAGCCAGATTTTATGCTGAAGCCTGTTTAAGAGCAGGGGTTGCTTTTGTAAACGCTATGCCTACTTTTATAGTTTCTGACCCTGAATGGGGAGAAAGATTTGAAAAAGATGGTATTCCAGCGGTAGGGGATGACATTAAGTCTCAACTTGGTGCTACCATTTTACATCGGACCTTAGTTCAACTTTTTGTAGACAGAGGAATTCCTCTAAAAAGAACCTATCAATTAAACTTTGGTGGAAATACAGACTTTTTAAACATGTTAGAAAGAGACCGTTTAAAAACCAAAAAGGTTTCTAAGACCGAGGCAGTAACCAGCATTCTTCCCTATGATATCGGCTGGGAAAATGTGCACATAGGTCCTTCAGACTGGGTGCCTTGGTTAAAGGATAAAAAAATTGCTTATATTCGGCTTGAGGGGGAACATTTTGGAGGTGTGCCTCTTTCAGTAGAGGTTAAGTTAGAGGTCGAGGATTCTCCTAATTCTGCAGGGTCTGCTTTAGATGCGATAAGATGTGCTAAGCTTGCCAAAGATAGGGGTATAGGTGGTCCGTTGATTTCTATTTCAGCTTATACGATGAAACATCCCCCTAAGCAGTTTCCTGATCATTTAGCCAGACAAATGGTTTTAGAATTTATCGAAGGAAAAAGAGAAAGATAA
- the gyrA gene encoding DNA gyrase subunit A, producing MAEIIAVPLEEELKESYLDYAMSVIVGRALPDVRDGLKPVQRRILYAMYETGNDWNKPYKKSARIVGEVIGKYHPHGDMPVYEAIVRMAQDFSMRYPLIDGQGNFGSVDGDSPAAMRYTEVRLARIAHELLADIEKETVEFTPNYDNTLKEPLVLPSKIPNLLINGSAGIAVGMATNIPPHNLSEVIDGLIFLLRNQEASVEDLMQYIKGPDFPTGAYIVGTEGIKQAYTTGRGILKLKARYKIEREKDKVRIVFDEIPYQVSKAKVVEKIAQLAKDKKIEGIAEVRDESDREGIRIVVELKKEWANAPYTILKKIYDMTPLQTTFGVIMLALVNGKPEVLTLKDILLNFLNWRKTVVIRRTQYDLRKSKERLHILEGFLKALSHIDEIIELIKKSQTPKEAKEALIKRFGFSDIQAQEILNLRLQRLTALEREKILLEYEDIKRAISYYEKILTHEPTLLAVIEEELKEIKEKYGDPRRTKIISEEEPEEILQEEKLPSEEVLFLISEEGYVRKLPLDLFSPQKRGGKGSLAFSTDEKLKVAIQTDTTTLLWVFTEEGKVYPLDLKDISFSGKTGKGTHIKNLIPNIESPVAFVLPATEEGYLVLVTAKGIVKKIEVEELKNLRKNGLIVIGLKKGDRLCKGVITFGEDRLILLTNKGMSLHFEEKELSVTKRQAEGVIGVRLEEDDEVLDLIKTSQQGYLFTITEKGFGKKTPFSEYRMQGRGGKGIIAHGINEKTGRLAGGAAAFEKEDFVVFSSSGKAIRISSQDIPQQGRATKGVRIITLLPGEVVVGITKIKIEEKIKED from the coding sequence ATGGCGGAGATTATTGCTGTTCCTTTAGAAGAGGAGTTAAAAGAGTCTTATTTAGACTATGCGATGAGTGTTATTGTAGGTAGAGCCCTTCCTGACGTAAGAGATGGGTTGAAGCCGGTGCAAAGAAGGATTCTCTATGCTATGTATGAGACAGGAAACGACTGGAACAAACCTTATAAGAAAAGTGCAAGAATAGTAGGAGAGGTGATCGGTAAGTATCATCCTCATGGAGACATGCCTGTATATGAAGCTATAGTAAGGATGGCCCAAGACTTTAGCATGAGATATCCTCTGATAGACGGGCAAGGAAACTTTGGGTCTGTAGACGGAGATTCCCCTGCTGCGATGAGGTATACTGAGGTAAGGCTTGCCAGGATCGCCCATGAGCTTTTAGCAGACATAGAAAAAGAGACCGTAGAGTTTACTCCTAACTATGATAATACCTTAAAAGAACCTTTAGTTTTGCCTTCTAAAATTCCTAATCTTTTGATAAACGGTTCTGCAGGTATTGCTGTGGGAATGGCAACCAACATCCCCCCTCATAATCTTTCTGAGGTAATAGACGGACTGATTTTTCTTTTAAGGAATCAAGAGGCTTCGGTAGAAGACCTTATGCAGTATATAAAAGGTCCGGACTTTCCTACCGGGGCTTACATCGTAGGTACAGAAGGAATTAAACAGGCCTATACCACAGGAAGAGGGATTCTAAAACTTAAGGCAAGATATAAGATAGAACGGGAAAAGGATAAGGTTAGGATTGTTTTTGATGAAATTCCCTATCAGGTAAGCAAAGCTAAAGTGGTAGAAAAGATAGCTCAACTGGCTAAAGACAAAAAGATAGAAGGTATAGCAGAAGTGAGAGACGAGTCTGATAGAGAAGGAATAAGGATTGTAGTTGAGCTAAAAAAGGAGTGGGCAAACGCCCCTTATACCATACTTAAAAAGATTTATGATATGACCCCGCTTCAGACGACCTTTGGGGTTATTATGTTGGCTTTAGTAAACGGCAAACCTGAGGTGCTTACTCTTAAGGATATTTTGTTAAACTTTTTAAACTGGCGTAAAACCGTTGTTATAAGAAGGACCCAGTATGACCTTAGAAAATCCAAAGAAAGGCTTCATATTTTAGAAGGATTTTTAAAGGCTCTTTCTCATATAGATGAAATTATAGAACTTATAAAAAAGTCTCAAACTCCTAAGGAAGCCAAGGAAGCCCTTATTAAAAGGTTTGGTTTTAGCGATATTCAGGCTCAAGAAATTTTAAACCTAAGGCTGCAAAGATTGACCGCTTTAGAAAGAGAAAAAATCCTTCTTGAATATGAGGACATCAAAAGAGCTATCAGCTATTACGAAAAAATTTTAACCCATGAGCCTACGCTTTTAGCGGTGATAGAAGAGGAATTAAAGGAGATAAAAGAAAAATACGGAGACCCAAGAAGAACTAAGATTATCTCTGAAGAAGAACCAGAGGAGATTTTACAAGAAGAAAAGCTACCTTCAGAAGAGGTCTTGTTTCTGATAAGCGAGGAGGGATATGTAAGAAAACTACCTTTAGACCTCTTTAGCCCTCAAAAAAGAGGAGGAAAAGGAAGTTTAGCTTTTAGCACTGATGAAAAGTTAAAGGTAGCCATCCAAACAGATACAACGACTCTTCTGTGGGTTTTTACCGAAGAAGGTAAGGTATATCCTTTAGACCTTAAGGATATTTCTTTTTCTGGAAAAACCGGTAAGGGAACTCATATTAAAAATTTAATACCTAATATAGAAAGTCCTGTTGCTTTTGTGCTTCCTGCCACTGAAGAGGGTTATTTAGTTTTAGTTACAGCTAAAGGTATTGTAAAAAAAATTGAGGTAGAGGAGTTAAAGAATTTAAGAAAAAATGGACTTATTGTAATAGGGTTAAAAAAAGGAGATAGACTTTGTAAAGGTGTAATAACCTTTGGCGAAGACCGTTTAATTTTACTTACTAATAAAGGGATGAGCCTTCATTTTGAGGAAAAAGAACTTAGTGTAACCAAAAGGCAGGCAGAAGGGGTGATAGGTGTTAGGTTAGAAGAAGACGACGAGGTTTTAGATTTGATAAAGACTTCTCAACAAGGGTATCTTTTTACGATTACAGAAAAAGGTTTTGGCAAAAAAACTCCTTTTTCAGAGTATAGGATGCAGGGAAGAGGAGGAAAAGGTATCATTGCACATGGGATAAACGAAAAAACAGGAAGGTTAGCAGGTGGAGCGGCTGCTTTTGAGAAAGAAGATTTTGTGGTTTTTTCCAGCTCAGGTAAGGCGATAAGGATTTCCTCTCAAGATATACCTCAGCAAGGTAGAGCTACTAAAGGGGTAAGGATAATAACCCTTTTACCCGGAGAAGTAGTGGTTGGGATCACTAAAATTAAAATAGAAGAAAAAATTAAAGAGGATTAG
- a CDS encoding 1-acyl-sn-glycerol-3-phosphate acyltransferase has protein sequence MERLGEILRNFFCWIYCVITVPLFGSLVLVIRKHFWARVWCKGLLKVLGVEIKVYKEVDLPKGIYIFMANHQSQLDIPVLEKVLEDYNIRFLAKKSLFNIPFFGWGLKVLGYVPVEREDPKEGFKSILACVEKIKEGVSLVVFPEGTRSKDGEVLPFKLGGFLIPIKAQAKVIPVAIWGTKEVLPKGSLWLRVGRKRRIGVYLGEPIDTTGLTLRDKHLLSQKVREAILQGIERLKKEVE, from the coding sequence ATGGAAAGGCTGGGGGAGATTTTAAGAAACTTTTTTTGCTGGATTTACTGTGTGATTACTGTTCCTCTGTTTGGAAGTTTAGTCTTGGTGATAAGAAAGCATTTTTGGGCAAGGGTTTGGTGTAAAGGGTTGTTAAAGGTTTTGGGAGTAGAAATAAAGGTTTATAAGGAGGTTGACCTTCCTAAAGGAATCTATATTTTTATGGCCAACCATCAAAGTCAACTTGATATTCCTGTTTTAGAAAAAGTGCTTGAAGATTACAACATAAGATTTTTAGCCAAAAAAAGCCTTTTTAACATTCCTTTTTTTGGTTGGGGATTAAAGGTCTTAGGGTATGTGCCTGTAGAAAGGGAGGACCCTAAGGAGGGGTTTAAAAGTATATTAGCTTGTGTAGAAAAGATTAAAGAGGGTGTTTCTTTGGTGGTTTTCCCTGAAGGCACGAGAAGTAAAGATGGGGAGGTTTTGCCTTTTAAGTTAGGTGGTTTTTTAATCCCGATTAAAGCGCAAGCAAAAGTAATACCGGTAGCTATTTGGGGAACCAAAGAGGTTTTACCTAAAGGGTCTCTTTGGTTAAGGGTAGGAAGAAAAAGGAGGATAGGGGTTTACTTAGGAGAGCCTATAGACACTACCGGTCTAACTTTAAGAGATAAACACCTTCTATCCCAAAAGGTAAGAGAAGCGATTTTACAAGGGATAGAACGCCTTAAGAAGGAGGTTGAGTAA
- a CDS encoding aminodeoxychorismate/anthranilate synthase component II: MKRVVVIDNYDSFTYNLVQLIGIMLEKIWGGEIKVFRNDTITVEEVLSLKPDYLLISPGPCTPKEAGISVELIKKAAGKIPILGVCLGHQSIAYAFGAKIVKAKRLMHGKVSQVFHDGKGIFKDLPNPFQAMRYHSLAVDPDTLPNFFEITAQAEDGEIMGIRHKEWPIEGVQFHPESIGTSLERWMKYSFPPKDWDFSKDDLPEGVILLRNFLTAY; the protein is encoded by the coding sequence ATGAAACGGGTGGTAGTAATAGATAATTATGATTCTTTTACCTATAATCTGGTTCAGCTTATCGGGATTATGCTTGAGAAAATCTGGGGAGGGGAAATAAAGGTTTTCAGAAACGATACGATTACTGTGGAAGAGGTGCTTAGTCTAAAACCAGATTATTTGCTGATTTCTCCAGGTCCTTGTACTCCTAAGGAGGCAGGGATTTCGGTTGAGCTTATCAAAAAGGCGGCAGGAAAGATTCCTATCTTAGGGGTTTGTCTTGGACATCAAAGTATAGCTTATGCCTTTGGGGCAAAAATAGTTAAGGCTAAGAGGCTTATGCATGGTAAGGTTTCTCAGGTTTTTCATGACGGGAAAGGTATTTTTAAAGATTTACCTAATCCCTTTCAGGCTATGCGATATCATTCCTTAGCCGTGGACCCAGATACCTTACCAAATTTTTTTGAGATTACCGCTCAGGCTGAGGATGGAGAGATTATGGGTATAAGACACAAAGAATGGCCTATAGAAGGTGTGCAGTTTCATCCAGAATCTATCGGTACTTCTCTTGAAAGATGGATGAAATATTCTTTTCCCCCAAAAGATTGGGATTTTTCTAAAGATGACCTTCCAGAAGGGGTGATACTTTTGAGAAACTTTTTAACTGCTTATTAG